The Procambarus clarkii isolate CNS0578487 chromosome 92, FALCON_Pclarkii_2.0, whole genome shotgun sequence genomic interval TGGGACCTCACCAAATGTTCAAGGTTGTTATTAATGCATCTGTTGCTGATGCTTCAGAGTACCAGCATCCTGTTTGCGCTCCGAGCTCTGCTGTCACCGCCTGAGGACGCTGCTTACCATGACCCCTAAGTCATGGTAAACAGCGTTAACCTTTCTCTAGGTTAAGTAATTTGTGTTTCTCAACTTTGAACTGCATTTACCATTCCTCCGCCCAACACTCCAGGCTCTTCGTAGCTCCCTAGAGTCTTCCTTGGTCCTCAACACCCGCTACAACTTTGTGACGTCCGCGAACTAGCTGCTGTTACTGGTCACTCCAGTGTCCAGGGTATTTATGTAAGTTATGAGGGGGCAGGGGACCCAGTACAGAGCCCAGCAGCACACCGTGGACCCAGTACAGAGCCTTACAACACACCGGGGacccagtacagagccctgcaGCACACCGTGGacccagtacagagccctgcaGCACACCGGGGacccagtacagagccctgcaGAACACCCTgggcccagtacagagccctgcaGCACACCGGGGacccagtacagagccctgcaGAACACCGTGGACCCAGTACAGAGCCCTACAACACCGTGGACCCAGTACAGAGCCCTACAACACCGTGGacccagtacagagccctgcaGCACACCGGGGACCCAGTACAGAGCCCTACAACACCGTGGACCCAGTACAGAGCCTTACAACACACCGGGGacccagtacagagccctgcaGCACACCGGGGACCCAGTACAGAGCCCTACAACACCGTGGacccagtacagagccctgcaGCACACCGGGGACCCAGTACAGAGCCCTACAACACCGTGGACCCAGTACAGAGCCTTACAACACACCGGGGACCCAGTACAGAGCCCTACAACACCATGGACCCAGTACAGAGCCCTACAGCACACCGGGGACCCAGTACAGAGCCTTACAACACACCGGGGACCCAGTACAGAGCCTTACAACACACcggggaccgagtacagagccctgcagcACACCCTGGacccagtacagagccctgcaGCACACCGGGGACCCAGTACAGAGCCCTACAACACCGTGGacccagtacagagccctgcaGCACACCGGGGacccagtacagagccctgcaGAACACCGTGGacccagtacagagccctgcaGCACACCGGGGacccagtacagagccctgcaGAACACCGTGGACCCAGTACAGAGCCCTACAACACCGTGGACCCAGTGCAGAGCCCTGCAGCACACCGGGGACCCAGTATAGAGCCCTACAACACCGTGGACCCAGTACAGAGCCTTACAACACCGTGAACCCAGTACAGAAACCTACAGCACACCGGGGACCCAGTACAGAGCCTTACAACACACCGGGGACCCAGTACAGAGCCCTACAACACCGTGGACCCAGTACAGAGCCCTACAGCACACCGGGGACCCAGTACAGAGCCTTACAACACACCGTGGACCCAGTACAGAGCCCTACAACACACCGGGGacccagtacagagccctgcaGCACACCAAGGacccagtacagagccctgcaGCACACCATGGACCCAGTACAGAGCCTTACAACACACCGGGGACCCACTACAGAGCCTTACAACACACCGGGGACCCACTACAGAGCCTTACAACACACCGGGGACCCACTACAGAGCCTTACAACACACCGGGGACCCAGTACAGAGCCCTACAACACACCGGGGACCCACTACAGAGCCTTACAACACACCGGGGacccagtacagagccctgcaGCACACCATGGACCCAGTACAGAGCCTTACAACACACCGGGGACCCACTACAGAGCCTTACAACACACCGGGGACCCACTACAGAGCCTTACAACACACCGGGGACCCAGTACAGAGccctacaacacaccatggacccagTACAGAGCCAGGCGCTCCCATGAGCGTGAAGCGCGTGTATATAACTGGGTCTCTAAATTGTCAACAACACCTCCGTGTAAATATACATTCCATATATAATGGAATGTatattataatgtatatatataatgtatatataatggaATGTATATTATCATGTACATTTCCACGGAAATGTACATGATAATTTATACGACGTGGCCGGGGCTCACTACCtcctctgagcttcagtagtagtcTGGGGAATGGAAAATTCCAGCATAGCAGCGGTAGTTGCCTCTGgaatctttccttattaaggcTACCCATAGCTGAGTGGATAGAGCTTCTGCCTCATACACGTGGGGtccgtggttcgagtctcctagagtctAGGTGAATGGAACTggagcctccactcttcaaacacaattgtttgccataatccttgcactcgagcgcgtatatgaagcCAAAGTTGACacgttaattgtaagtgactccttgtcatccttgactgccctcagctccccaaggcataactatgACATGCTTGtagctgaagctagacacagaggaTACCCGGCTCTCACCCGCGAGgccggggttcgattcctggcacggaaaattacctttaggaggcctggtcgaagaccggaccgcggggacgccaagcctCGGAACCATATCAGGGGAAGGTAACCAGATATAATGATATAATcagtgatggagtcagagtttgtctcctgtggattccttcacaCACGGGTCTCCGACTGCATGATAAAACTGATGAGCCAAAACTTGTGCTGGTAAAGAGGGAATGGCCGgtcgccgagcggacagcacgctggacttgtgatcctgtggtcccgggttcgatcccgagagccggcgagaaacaatgggcagagtttctttcaccctatgcccctgttacctagcagtaaaataggtacctgggtgtcagtaagctgtcacgggctgcttcctgggggtggaggcctggttgaggaccgggccgcggggacactaaaatccccgaaatcatctcaagataacctcaagatggctacAGGAGTTGAGTCTTATATGCTAGTCTTTACAAACGAACCAACACACTAATCAGAGGAGCTGAAGCAGATGATAATCGTAAGATTCTCCAAGATGACTTAATACGCTGCAGTGCTGGGCccagaaatggctgctagagttcaacatcAACAAGTGGAAGGTGATGGAAAGTGGAGCAGGAGCCAGGAGACCAAACGGTCAATacacgatgaagggaaactacctcccagTAACTATAACCACCAGACAAAAAGACTctgtgagtggacataacaccagacCTAACtacagaggctcatataaatagaataacgtcacCCAGCATACTCTACCCTGacaagtcagaacatccttcagaatcttgaatgaggaggcttttaaaaTTCTGTACctttttatctgtatcttttagaTCACCATgttagaccagtcttagagtatgtcacCCCATCCTGGAGCCCCCATCTTAAAAAAATAATTCTCCTGAAATTATGCTACTTACAGTaaccaaaaaacacacacaatgaAACTCGAAAGGATGTAGAAGTTTGCGACGAAGCTAATCCCAgagttgcgagggatgaggtatgaagagagactgaaggaactaaagctAGCGACGCTAGAAAAAAAAAGAGGTGGGACATGACAGATACATATAAAATCCTTAGGGGGGGGATTGAAAAAGTGGGAAAAATGAAATGTTCACAGTGAACACCAATAGAAGAAGCTGGCACGGATGGAAGCTCAAAGTTAGATTTAAATAAAATCTTTTTGCataagagtagtgggaaaattaattaaataaaggagcaggttgtggaagcaaagtcCATTCATAATGTTAAAAGTAGGTAAGActaggaaataggtcaggagtcattgggtCATGAGCTGGGTCCaagagcgtgcgtgtgtgtgtgtgtgtgtgtgtgtgtgtgtgtgtgtgtgtgtgcgtgtgtgtgtactcacctagttgtactcacctagttgtgtttgcgggggttgagctctggctctttggtcccgcctctcaaccgtcaatcaacaggtgtacagattcctgagcctatcgggctctgtcatatctacacttgaaactgtgtatggagtgagcctccaccacatcaccccctaatgcattccatttgtcaaccactctgacactaaaaaagttctttctaatatctctgtggctcatttgggcactcagtttccacctgtgtccccttgtgcgtgttccccttgtgttaaatagactaggtgtgtgtgtgtgtatgtgtgtgtgtgtgtgtgtgtgtgtgtgtgtgtgtgtgtgtgtgtgtgtgcgggaccaaagagccagagctcaacccccgcaagcacaattaggtgagtaccattaggtgagtacacacactggtctggtagctgagtggacagtgcgcaggactcgtaattctgtggcccaggttcgatccccggaccagacagaaacaaatggacaaagtttctttcaccctgaatgcccctgatacctagaagtaaataggtacctgggagttagacagctgttgcggagcTGCTTCCCGtgtgtgacgggggggggggataaaaattagtaacagttgattgacagtcgagaggcgggccgaaagagcaaagctcaacccccccccccccccgcaatcacaactaggtgaatacaactagatgaatacacacacaaaaaggcctttgatacattaccgcacatgagactgctattcaaacttgagagcaggcaggagtaagcggaaaggccctagtatgggtgaagaactacctaacaggaaggagccagagggtaatggtaagaggctagaagtcggactggcgaaccgtaacaagtggagtacctcaaggatcggtgctgggaccaattctatttctaatttacgtaaatgacatgtttacaggagtagaatcctacatgtcaatgttcacGGAtggcgcaaaattaatgagatgagttgtgacagatgaggattgtaggatcctccaagaggacctgaacaggttgcagagatgggcagagaaatggctactggagatcAACgttagtaaatgtaaagttatggaaatgggatcctgTGAgaagagaccaaagggacagtacacaatgaagaggaactgcctccctgtgacgattcgagaaagagacctgggggtggacgtaacaccgaatctaactcctgaggcacatataaatggaataacgacagcagcgtactctacactggcgaaagttaAAACataattcagaaacctaagtaaggaggcttttagggcgctttatactacctacgtgagaccagtcttagagtatgccgcgccatcatggagtccccacctgaagaaacacataaggaaactggaaaaggttcagaaacttgcgacgaggctcgtcccagatttacgatggatgggatatgaagagcgcctgaaggaactgaaccttacgacactagagaaaagaagggagagaggagatatgatagggacatataaaatactcaggggaattgacaaagtgtaaatagatgaaatgttcacaagtaataataacagaacgaggggacatgggtggaaactggaaactcagatgagtcacagggatgttaggaagttttcttttagcgtgagagtagtgggaaaatggaatgcacttcaggaacaggttgtggaagcaaactctattcatatttttaaaactagatatgatagggaaatgggacaggagtcattgctgtaaacaaccgatagctcgaaaggcgggatccaagagtcaatgctcgatcttgcagacacaaataggtaagtacaaataggtcagtacacacacacacacacacacacacacacacacacacacacacacacacacacacacacacacacacacaagagaaggTTCAGATGTATGctcccagactagtacccgagctgaggggtatgagctatgaggagagactacgggacctacacctcacgtcgctgaaagacaggagagttagattagacatgatcaccacatacaagattctcagaggaattgataggataagGGATAAAGAGggtaattatcagggggaaagcactaagtacaattatgactatatagtacaaagccaccaccaacacaaagccacaccaccaacaccgtaaagcaatcaccaccaccaccaccaccaccaccaccaccacaaagccatcaccaccaccacaaagccatcaccaccaccaccacaaagccatcaccaccaccacaaagccatcaccaccaccaccacaaagccatcaccaccaccacaaagccatcaccaccaccaccaccacaaagtcatcaccaccaccaccaccacaaagccatcaccaccaccacaaagccatcaccaccaccacaaagccatcaccaccaccacaaagccatcaccaccaccacaaagccatcaccaccaccacaaagccatcaccaccaccacaaagccatcaccaccaccacaaagccatcaccaccaccacaaagccatcaccaccaccaccaccacaaagccatcaccaccaccaccaccacaaagccatcaccaccaccaccaccacaaagacaccaccaccaccacaaagccatcaccaccaccaccaccacaaagccatcaccaccaccaccaccacaaagccaccaccaccaccacaaagccatcaccaccaccacaaagccatcaccaccaccacaaagccatcaccaccaccacaaagccatcaccaccaccaccaccacaaagtcatcaccaccaccaccaccacaaagccatcaccaccaccacaaagccatcaccacaaagccatcaccaccaccaccacaaagctaccaccaccaccacgaccaccacaaagctaccaccaccaccacaaagctaccaccaccaccacaaagctaccaccaccaccacaaagctaccaccaccaccacaaagctaccaccaccaccacgaccaccacaaagctaccaccaccaccaccaccaccacaaagccatcaccaccaccaccaccacaaagctactaccaccacaaagctaccaccaccaccaccacaaagctaccaccaccaccacaaagctaccacaaccaccaccacaaagctaccaccaccaccaccacaaagctaccacaaccaccaccaccaccacaaagctaccacaaccaccaccaccaccacaaagctaccaccaccaccaccaccacaaagctaccaccaccaccaccacaaagctaccacaaccaccaccaccaccacaaagccatcaccaccaccaccacaaagccatcaccaccaccaccacaaagccatcaccaccaccaccaccataaagccatcaccaccaccaccacaaagccatcaccaccaccacaaagccaccaccaccacaaagccatcaccaccaccaccaccaccaccaccaccacaaagccatcaccaccaccaccaccaccaccacaaagccatcaccaccaccaccacaaagctatcaccaccaccaccacaaagccatcaccaccaccaccaccacaaagctaccaccaccaccaccacctcaaagctaccaccaccaccaccacaaagccatcaccaccaccaccaccacaaagccatcaccaccaccacaaagccatcaccaccaccacccccaccacaaagccatcaccaccaccacaaagctaccaccaccaccaccacaaagccatcaccaccaccacaaagccacaccaccaccaccaccacaaagccacaccaccaccaccacaaagccacaccaccaccaccacaaagccatcaccaccaccacccccaccacaaagccatcaccaccaccaccacaaagccatcaccaccaccaccacaaagccactccaccaccaccacaaagccacaccaccaccaccacaaagccatcaccaccacaaagccatcgccaccaccaccacaaagtcatcaccaccaccaccacaaagccatcaccaccaccaccacaaagccatcaccaccaccacaaagccatcaccaccaccacaaagccatcaccaccaccacaaagccatcaccaccaccacaaagccatcaccaccaccacaaagccatcaccaccaccacaaagccatcaccaccaccaccaccacaaagccatcaccaccaccaccaccacaaagccatcaccaccaccaccaccacaaagacaccaccaccaccacaaagccatcaccaccaccaccaccacaaagccatcaccaccaccacaaagccaccaccaccaccacaaagccatcaccaccaccacaaagccatcaccaccaccacaaagccatcaccaccaccacaaagccatcaccaccaccaccaccacaaagtcatcaccaccaccaccaccacaaagccatcaccaccaccacaaagccatcaccacaaagccatcaccaccaccaccacaaagctaccaccacc includes:
- the LOC123774960 gene encoding putative uncharacterized protein DDB_G0290521, producing the protein MRGQGTQYRAQQHTVDPVQSLTTHRGPSTEPCSTPWTQYRALQHTGDPVQSPAEHPGPSTEPCSTPGTQYRALQNTVDPVQSPTTPWTQYRALQHRGPSTEPCSTPGTQYRALQHRGPSTEPYNTPGTQYRALQHTGDPVQSPTTPWTQYRALQHTGDPVQSPTTPWTQYRALQHTGDPVQSPTTPWTQYRALQHTGDPVQSLTTHRGPSTEPYNTPGTEYRALQHTLDPVQSPAAHRGPSTEPYNTVDPVQSPAAHRGPSTEPCRTPWTQYRALQHTGDPVQSPAEHRGPSTEPYNTVDPVQSPAAHRGPSIEPYNTVDPVQSLTTP